The nucleotide sequence GCCGCCCCAGCACATCACAAATCCCTACCTGGAGGACACAGTGCCTGGGCCTCTGTGTGGCAGTCCCCGTCAGCAGCAGCGTCTGATGGAGCTGGCCGGCCCCCTAGGCACCAGGGATGAGTATGGGGCGGGCCCACATTCTCCTCGCGGGGTCCCTCCGCAGCCCCGGCCGACCGCTGCTTTTGACAGCTCCGTTCTGTATATTCCCTTTGACGACCCACGCATCCGGCATTTTAAACTGGCCCACCCCCAGGGTTTCTGCCAAGAAACAACGGCCAATGAGAAGTCCTACAACTCTAGTCCCAGCACCGCCCTGGCAGCCACTCATGGAAACGGTCACCAAGATGGCGCCGTTTTGGGCCCACAGAGTGTGAGAACCCCGCCAGGTGGTGTGAGCGGCTCCGCGGCTGCCAATCCCGGTCCCTGGTGGTTGTGGGGCCAGCTCCCCAGGGACGCAGAAAATGGCATTCCTGACCAAAGAGCCCTCGGTGCCGTGGGGGGACAGTGGCCTGCCGTGGGCGGTGGCCGGGGTGGACACGCAGAAGGCTTCATCTCCTCCCCAAGCCCACAGGGCGAGGGCACCTGTGAAACTCGAACCAAGCTCAAGAAGTTCGAAACTGGGATGCAGACCaagaaaagttcaaagaaaatgaaCGAGACaatattttgtttggtttccATCCCAGTTAAATCAGAATCCCATCTGCCAGATATAGATACGAACAACAATGACTTAAAACAGGGCGCTGATAAAAAGAACGGGCTTGATAAGAGCGCAGCTCTGCAAGAACAAAGTCTGCTGAGCATGTCTTCCACCGACCTGGAGCTGCAGGCGCTCACAGGAAGCATGGTTGGGAGAACAGAGTTCCAGAAACAAGATCTGGGGGAACCAGaagaaggcaaacaaacaaatgaccTCAGATTCATTCACCCTGCACAACACAGAGAACTCAAGTACTCTGGCTCGTGGCCAGGGCACCAGTACAGAGATCAGCAAACACAAACTGCTTTTGCAGAGGAATCCAGAAGTGTGCTGCCCCTCCCTGGTGAGAAGCCAGGAGGCTCAGCAAAAGCAGTGCTGACCCCAAAATACTCAGACCCTCTTGTCTCGGAGGCTCGCGTGCCCATGGGGTTAGCTCCCAGTGACCAAAACGAGAGGCCAAATGCTCATCACCTAAAAGGTCAAATGTCCCTCAGCCCCTCCAGCAATAGTGCTTTCTCAAGGACTTCCTCCTGCATAAGCCAGGCACCTGTTTCAAAAGCAGGGCCCCGTCAGGCCTGCGTGGACGGCCGTGGCCGTGGAGCCAGCCCCGTGCCCAGGGGCGATGTGGTGAAGGGGGAGACCACTGGCCCATGCAACAGCAAACAGCTATTTGGTCAGTTTCTTTTGAAGCCAGTGAGCCGCCGTCCCTGGGATTTGATTAGCCAGCTAGAAAGTTTTAACAAGGAGcttcaggaagaggaagaaagcagcCAGAGTGGCAGCGAGAGCAGCAGTGAGGACAGTGACGCAGAGTGGCAGCCCGAAGGCCGTGCTGAGGCCGTGGGCAGGAACTGGGGCTCCAGTGGAGATAGCCAGGCATGGAGGGGTGAGCAGCCCATGGTCAGGCCGGGAAGAGTCCAGAGTAAGTCTGAAAGCTGGAGCGAAGGGCCAAAGCCTGGCCAGCCTGGTGCCCATGCTCACTGCCTAGGCCCCACAGAGGTGGAAGGAGGCAGATGGGCACATGGAGGCCTGATCACAGACAAGGGGAACCAGGAGGTTGAGTGCACAGTGAACAAGCCAGCAGGAAGCCCAGGTCCTGTGAAGGGAGTGATGGCTTCTAGGTCAGGTGACACGAAGCCAGTGCCCTGGTCCGATCCAGTCGCTCTCAGGCAGCCCCCGGGCAGCCAGGAACTGCCCAGTGTTTCCATTTCTGCCGAGCTGAGCCCAGCAATGCCTCGGAAGGCTggtggtgaggaggggaggagcccgCCGGTCCTGCTCTCTCTCGCCAGCAAACCCCGAGGGCTGTCAGCGCCAGACTTGAGGTCTGTGGGGCTGGCGCCTGCACAGGAACAGAGTGCCAGTCAGTTAGATGCCTCTTCAGGTGAAGTGAGGGCAACAGAAATCCCCCTGAATGAGTCCCTTCAAGCAAGGGCTGCGAGGATCCTGGGCATTGAGGTGGCTGTGGAGTCCCTGCTGCCAGGTGCCAGGAGAACAGGACAGAACCAGCACCCTGAGCCTGATGGAAGTGGCCGAGGGCCAGAGGCCCCCAGGGAGGAGCCTGTGTCCAGTTCACAGCTGGATGAGCCCGTGGCGCCTGCTGATGCCTTTTATGGCAGGAGAAAGTGCGGCTGGACCGAAAGCCCTCTCTTTGTAGGGGAAAGGGACAGTTCCCGTCACACTGCCCCGGCTGCTGATCACTCAGGTGTGGACGGGACTGTTCCCAGCAAGGCCGCCAGCCCCGAGCCTCAGCGCAGCCCCCAGGAGTCCAGGTCCTTCGATCCCAAGGACATGGGGACAAATCCACCCTTCAGGTCTACTctcttccattttatagaaagGACCCCAAATACGCCAGGCTCAGAAAAGAGGCTCAGAAGCACTTCCAAAGTGATTGAAAGTTTACAAGAGAAACTGGCTTCACCCCCTAGGAGAGCAGACCCCGGCCGCTTGATGAGGATGAAGGAGGTGAGCTCTGTGTCCCGCATGAGGCTCCTGACCTCCCGGAGCACTGACTCCATGGAGGAGGCGGAGGAGCTGAAGGCCGAGAGGGGCCCTGGGGTGCAGCCTGAAGGCCCAGTGTCTCTGAACGCCAGGGACCTGGTGCGGAAGGCTGGGCTCCCGCTCACAGTCTGCAAGGACACCCTCTCACCGGAAGAAGACAGGCATCCACCAGCGCACAGGGAGAAGAAGACCATCCATCCAGACTTCTGGTGCCCAGGTGAGGAGCCAGGTGAGCAGGCGGGTGTGAGGACTAGTGTGGGGCTCTGGGAGCGTAGCACCAGGCTAGTGGATGACAACGGTCCTGAATTGGTAAAGCTGATACTATGCATTGTTGTACCAAAAGACTCTCCATTTTCCAAAGAATTATTCAGaagttttccttaaaaatcaaGAT is from Suricata suricatta isolate VVHF042 chromosome 10, meerkat_22Aug2017_6uvM2_HiC, whole genome shotgun sequence and encodes:
- the JCAD gene encoding junctional protein associated with coronary artery disease isoform X1, which encodes MYSVEDLLISHGYKLSRGIPAPPDGDREGRRPARPRARAGQGLLNGCDDGPAAPLYSKPSPGKGHVSAPEDSHRLPRAHGEPQSTSAPRAHAAGFYHQPVLRWSSQPQTTRDHAYRRRRGQEVGGLPGPRAREDPEVRGMAQAHSLPVHTREGPWEVGGRTENVMKKAVWEEELRMAGPAKWQHKGPESGNQPRKLGRQMSDGDGGKLFQDLYPFVQGEHVLSSQSKGKSQSLPRVLSPDGLSCMEIPIPFNDGHFPGVPKMPFYPPNCAPNLDSKRNPEKGGSSVPYPRPKFGRPLKPPSYNSHQHSRAAVENSDALDSQQVDLCISYVSKPGEPRLELCAPDSSLEPPVYVPPPSYRSPPQHITNPYLEDTVPGPLCGSPRQQQRLMELAGPLGTRDEYGAGPHSPRGVPPQPRPTAAFDSSVLYIPFDDPRIRHFKLAHPQGFCQETTANEKSYNSSPSTALAATHGNGHQDGAVLGPQSVRTPPGGVSGSAAANPGPWWLWGQLPRDAENGIPDQRALGAVGGQWPAVGGGRGGHAEGFISSPSPQGEGTCETRTKLKKFETGMQTKKSSKKMNETIFCLVSIPVKSESHLPDIDTNNNDLKQGADKKNGLDKSAALQEQSLLSMSSTDLELQALTGSMVGRTEFQKQDLGEPEEGKQTNDLRFIHPAQHRELKYSGSWPGHQYRDQQTQTAFAEESRSVLPLPGEKPGGSAKAVLTPKYSDPLVSEARVPMGLAPSDQNERPNAHHLKGQMSLSPSSNSAFSRTSSCISQAPVSKAGPRQACVDGRGRGASPVPRGDVVKGETTGPCNSKQLFGQFLLKPVSRRPWDLISQLESFNKELQEEEESSQSGSESSSEDSDAEWQPEGRAEAVGRNWGSSGDSQAWRGEQPMVRPGRVQSKSESWSEGPKPGQPGAHAHCLGPTEVEGGRWAHGGLITDKGNQEVECTVNKPAGSPGPVKGVMASRSGDTKPVPWSDPVALRQPPGSQELPSVSISAELSPAMPRKAGGEEGRSPPVLLSLASKPRGLSAPDLRSVGLAPAQEQSASQLDASSGEVRATEIPLNESLQARAARILGIEVAVESLLPGARRTGQNQHPEPDGSGRGPEAPREEPVSSSQLDEPVAPADAFYGRRKCGWTESPLFVGERDSSRHTAPAADHSGVDGTVPSKAASPEPQRSPQESRSFDPKDMGTNPPFRSTLFHFIERTPNTPGSEKRLRSTSKVIESLQEKLASPPRRADPGRLMRMKEVSSVSRMRLLTSRSTDSMEEAEELKAERGPGVQPEGPVSLNARDLVRKAGLPLTVCKDTLSPEEDRHPPAHREKKTIHPDFWCPDSYDPSRVERV
- the JCAD gene encoding junctional protein associated with coronary artery disease isoform X2; the protein is MAQAHSLPVHTREGPWEVGGRTENVMKKAVWEEELRMAGPAKWQHKGPESGNQPRKLGRQMSDGDGGKLFQDLYPFVQGEHVLSSQSKGKSQSLPRVLSPDGLSCMEIPIPFNDGHFPGVPKMPFYPPNCAPNLDSKRNPEKGGSSVPYPRPKFGRPLKPPSYNSHQHSRAAVENSDALDSQQVDLCISYVSKPGEPRLELCAPDSSLEPPVYVPPPSYRSPPQHITNPYLEDTVPGPLCGSPRQQQRLMELAGPLGTRDEYGAGPHSPRGVPPQPRPTAAFDSSVLYIPFDDPRIRHFKLAHPQGFCQETTANEKSYNSSPSTALAATHGNGHQDGAVLGPQSVRTPPGGVSGSAAANPGPWWLWGQLPRDAENGIPDQRALGAVGGQWPAVGGGRGGHAEGFISSPSPQGEGTCETRTKLKKFETGMQTKKSSKKMNETIFCLVSIPVKSESHLPDIDTNNNDLKQGADKKNGLDKSAALQEQSLLSMSSTDLELQALTGSMVGRTEFQKQDLGEPEEGKQTNDLRFIHPAQHRELKYSGSWPGHQYRDQQTQTAFAEESRSVLPLPGEKPGGSAKAVLTPKYSDPLVSEARVPMGLAPSDQNERPNAHHLKGQMSLSPSSNSAFSRTSSCISQAPVSKAGPRQACVDGRGRGASPVPRGDVVKGETTGPCNSKQLFGQFLLKPVSRRPWDLISQLESFNKELQEEEESSQSGSESSSEDSDAEWQPEGRAEAVGRNWGSSGDSQAWRGEQPMVRPGRVQSKSESWSEGPKPGQPGAHAHCLGPTEVEGGRWAHGGLITDKGNQEVECTVNKPAGSPGPVKGVMASRSGDTKPVPWSDPVALRQPPGSQELPSVSISAELSPAMPRKAGGEEGRSPPVLLSLASKPRGLSAPDLRSVGLAPAQEQSASQLDASSGEVRATEIPLNESLQARAARILGIEVAVESLLPGARRTGQNQHPEPDGSGRGPEAPREEPVSSSQLDEPVAPADAFYGRRKCGWTESPLFVGERDSSRHTAPAADHSGVDGTVPSKAASPEPQRSPQESRSFDPKDMGTNPPFRSTLFHFIERTPNTPGSEKRLRSTSKVIESLQEKLASPPRRADPGRLMRMKEVSSVSRMRLLTSRSTDSMEEAEELKAERGPGVQPEGPVSLNARDLVRKAGLPLTVCKDTLSPEEDRHPPAHREKKTIHPDFWCPGEEPDSYDPSRVERV